Part of the Methanobacterium paludis genome is shown below.
GTTTAGACATATTACGAGTGGATTAATGAAAACTGAGATTATCTTAATAAAGAAAACATTATTTTTTTAAATTTTTAGTTGCAAAACGGCTTAATTTTGAACATTTTCGTTATTGTGGCGCTGCAATTAATTAAATACTATATAACCATTTCGGTCGCACTTAAATAGTAAATATTAAGTTAATGTTTAAATGACATAACATTGGTATTTAAAATTGGAGGGTACCAAGGAAATTTTCTTTAACAAACAATTTAGAATTTTTTTTCTAGGAGGTTATTCAGGATGTCAAATAATATATCAAGAAATAAAATTTTACTGGGAGTGGGAGTTTTAATTGTAATTCTAGTTGTAATTTTTGCTTTTTTCGCTTTCGCCAAGGTAGATGCCGCAGTGACTGTTAACTCTGCATTTTGTGTTAATCAGATCATTGATAAGCAACCAGCCAACGGCAAGTTCCTTATTATGAATGTTACGGTGAAAAACAATGGAAAGGATCCATTAACAGTTTCCACAGACCAGTTTGCTCCAATGGCAAATGGTAAACCAATTACGAAATATTCTTTATTCTCTGGACAAGGCACTGACCTTCAAAAACAGGTAACAATACCTGGAGGGGCAAGTAAAGATATTACCGTTGTTTTTGACATTGGGAACCAGACACCGGATTCACTTGAATTCTTTGGCCCAATATCATGGGCTCCAACCTACAAAAATACCAGTAAAATCGCAGAGGTGTCACCTACTGCAATGTTCGAAGGCCAGAACGGTACAGGTGCAATGACTATGAAAATGAACGCATCTATTAGTAACATGAAGATAACAATGGAAATGAACTCTACAGATAACAGTACCGTCCAAAAAACAGATGACCCTAACAAAATGAAAACAATAACAACTACAAATGATGCTACAAGTACAAATGTTGCTGGACAGCAAAATAATCAGAACAACACCGATACTGTGACCAGTATAACAGATATTACAACAGGACTGGATGAAGATGGAAGCCCAGATATTCTACCTAAAAACATAACAAAACCTGGAGACTCACTTGCCACTTCAAATGGAACTTTTACACTAAAAGACTCCGAAACAATAGATGTTATGGGTAAAAAAATTGAATGCTGGGCACTAACGGGACAGTTTGAATCTTCGGGTCTAAAACTCAATGCAACAATGTACTTTGACAAAACTACAAGAACTGTAGTAAAAGCAGCAATTCCTGAACAGTCTTTAACTGTATCATCGATACCATTCACAGTAAAAGGTGAAGCAGATATTACAAGCACCAACATGCCCTTAATAGGAGTAGCATAGTTAAAAGGAGGTAAATGAAACAAAATGTTCATTAGAAATGGAAAAGGGAGGTAAAGGAAGTTACACAGCCTTGTGTGAATATGGGCATGAGAGAGCTAAAATTTTAGCTGTGCCTTCCTTTTAAAATGTGCAGAGCCATTAAATGACTCTGCAAAAATACACCAGCACCAATAATATGGTGAAATTTAATTTGGTTGGGAAGTTTTAAAATGTTACAACTTCCTGCTTTCCAAACTTTGATTCTCATTTTTATGTCAAATGAATTTTTTAATTTCTGTATTAAATTGAATTTTCTAGTTCATCTTCTAAATTATTCACACTTCTTAATAAGAAAGTCATACTATAAAAGGTTTGCGGACATGAACCACTATTCAACCCAATCGCAAACTCAAGCACCATGACGTAAGGCAGCAGTCCTCAATAACTTTTTTAAGAGTTTCTTCTTAATATCTGGCCATTTATTTATTGATCTTAAGGAAATCCATGTAAATATCACTAGTTTTATTAAGGGTTTTAACGCACAATTATCAATAAAGAAGATATTATAGAGGTTATGGGATGATACTATAACTGCCTATATATTTAAGAGAAGAAGAGGACATTTGTATTGTTTTTTGTCTGATTTGCCACGTTGAAACACAGGGCGAACCCATGGAAGAAGCTCTAAATAATATAAAACAAACTCATGAATCTTTTTTAGACGATGAAAAAGGTTCAGTATGAATACCATGAGGTTTTACACGATTAAAACATACCTGATTTGAAATTGTGGATGTTGTGGGGCACGAAACACATGGGGTGCATAAGAACTTAGTCTTTATATAATTTAAACATAATTGGGATATTATTTTCCCAATACTACTCAATATTCAATAATTCAAATTAAAATGGAAAAATTTATATAAGTTTAAGGGTATGATAATCATCGGAGGATTATTTCTATGCCATTAAAATGTCCAAAATGTGGTAATTACCTAGATGATGATGAAACAGTCTGTCCAAACTGTGGGGAAGAAGAAGGATTTGAAGACCGAGAGTACTGTGGCTTAGATCAAGATGAATCAGTTTTCGCGGATTACGATGATGATATTTATAGCTGCGAATACGAAGATTTAAAGGAATTAAATGAAGATCTAGATGATTTTGAGGAAGATGGTCTTGAAGATGACCACCATAAAGGCTATGATTCCTTAAAAAAAGTTACAGCTTCGGGTGCTGCTGTGCAGAATTCTAAAAAGAATTAATTTAAAAGATTCAAATCCACAAAAAGCTGATAAAAAAGCTATGTAGTGAGAACTACGAGACTGAATAGTTGGATTCTTTGCATTAATAAGAAATAATTTAATTTTTTTTAATATTTATTTTACAAAACACACTTTTTTGATTTATATTTTCTTTAAGAATTATTCTCTGCTTTGTCCCTCCGGTCTTGATGATACTCTGAATATCTTTTTTGACACTTCAAATCATGATAATGAAAAATTTCAATGATCAAATAAGGGTAATGAGAAATAAATTTATTGAACTATAAGAATAAGTAAGTTACAGAGCCCTTGATAAACATGTATATTATGATTTATTTTTAAATTTAGAATCATGAAATGAAGTTCAAGCATCACTCAGTATTAATTCTAAGGGGAAACAATCATGTTCAAAAAATCAGAAGAAGACTTTGTAGAAAACATTAATGAAAGAAGAAGAATCAGATCTCAGTTCGTAGTTGCTGATAAAATAATAAAAACAGCTAAATCAGGCCGTAAATACATAGATGTGAGACTTTCAGATAAAACAGGTGAAATAGTGGGTCGTATGTTTCCTGAAGAGGGTGTTGAGGTCACTTTTGAACCCATAAATCCTGGAAAGATCCACAGGGTACTTGGAAACGTGAACGAATACCCTCAAGGTTCTGGAAGATTCAACATCATAGTAAACGTTATTAAAGAGCTCTCAGAAGAAGAATACGACATAGACGACTTTATAAGAACCTCCGATAAGGATAAAGACCAGCTCATCAACGAAGTAGAGACCACGATAAAGGAAATTGAAAACAAAGATCTGAAAAAGCTTCTGGATGCATTTTTCTCGGATGAAAAATTTGCAGAGGAATTTTACAATGCACCTTCTGCAAAGGTTTACCACCACAACTACGTTGGGGGATTATTGGAACACACAGCTGAAGTTTTAAGGATATGCAAAACAACCTGTGAAATATTCCCAGAACTTGATAAGGACCTTCTATACACCGGGGCAATACTCCACGATGTTGGTAAATTAGAGACGTATGATTACGATCTGGTCAGAATCGAATTCTCAGAAGAGGGAAAACTCCTTGATCACCTATTTATCTCCTGTGATATGGTTAAAGACAAAATAAGAGAAATAGAAATGCCGAAGGAACTGGCAACACAGCTCTTGCATATCATTTTAAGCCATCACGGGGATGTGAAGAATGGATGGGGTTCTCCAGTCAGTCCAAAAACACCTGAAGCTGTGGCTTTACACCATGCAGATAACCTGGATGCGAAGGTTAAGGGGATGCTGCAGAAGATGTGATTTGGGAGTTTAATATAAACTTTGATTAAAAAACTCTTTTTTCTTTTTATTTCAATTTAAAAATAAATTTGTGTTCATGAAATCCATGTTGGGGAACTATCAGTTCACTAAATGAAAAGAAATTTTCTAATTATTAGTATTATTATTCCATGTTCTTTAATAATCCTTATATCTTTATTAATTTTTCCTTTCCAAAAAATGTAACATGTTCATTTCACATATTAATAAAAGGTGATATTATGAACGTGTTAATTGTACTTGCTCATCCTGAACCAAAATCCTTGAATGGATATTTGAAAGATTTTGCAGTAGAAACCCTGACTGCAAAGGGTGATGAAGTTAAAGTATCAGATCTTTTCGCTATGAAATTCAAAGCCGTATTAGATCAGGATGATTTCAAAGATCGGATGGATCCAGACGTATTTGTCCCAATTGTAGAACAGTACAATGCCGTGAAAACAGGGAAACTACCAGGAGATGTGGCAGCAGAAATGGAAAAAGTGAAATGGGCAGATTTAATCATTTTCCAATTCCCAGTATGGTGGAGTTCTTTCCCGGCCATACTTAAAGGTTGGATTGACAGGGTTTTTGCCAATGGATTCGTTTTTGATGCAGCGGAAGGTAAAATGTACGATGAAGGATCATTAAAAGGTAAAAAAGCTCTGATTTCATTTACTACTGGTACTCCCAGGGGTATGTACACGTCTAAAGGACCTCATGGAGACATAATAACCCTTCTAAAAGTCATAACTCATAATACACTTGAAGCTGTGGGTTTAGAAGTGCTTCCTTTATTTGGAATATTTGGCCCTGAAATGATGGAAAAAGATGAAGTAAAAAAAGAAATTAACCGTTATAAAAGCATATTAGAATCTCTTTAGAGTTTTCTTACTTTCGGTTTTTGAACATCATAATGTGGGGTAAACCTGATTTGAGGATTAAAAGGAATGAATCAGTAGGAGTGATAGAAATGACTTACGTTTTGGTTATACATAAAGTCAAGGACTATGCCAAGTGGAAGCCAGTATATGATGAAGATGGCGCTACACGAAAGGCCAAAGGTTCTAAGGGTTCTTCTCTCTTTCGCAATGCGAATGATCCTAACCATCTAATAGTCCTAACCGAGTTTGAAGATATGGAAAAGGCTAAAAGTTTTGTTGAGTCTGAAGATCTGAAAATTGCAATGCAAAAGGCCGGTGTTGCTGGCCGACCAGCCGTATTTTACCTGGAAAAACTTGCAAAATCCACATACTGAATGAAAACTTCTAAATTTAACAATTTAATTTTAACGTGAATGAAAAGTGAATGAAAATGGTTATGTCAACCAAAAACACCGAAACTGAGGATTATATATGCAGATAGCCTAGATGTAAATTAGTATTCTCTTGAAAAATTATAAAAAAAGGAGTAAATTTATTTCAGAAGTAAATATGGAGTTCCATCCCCATCTGATTCAAGCGATGGTTTCAACTCTTTTTTAAGTCCGTCCTTTTTTAATTTAAGTAAATTGTTAGTAGCTCCGTATACCTTAAAAGTACTTGTATTGGTAGCTGAAACTGATGAAATACCAGGATATTCTTTTTTTAACTCATTATATTTTTTATTTCCAATTGTTTCTAGATCTTTTTCCTTATCATCCATGAAATTACCTCATACATTCCAAATAATGAAGATTTACAATTCTAATTTCTTTTTAATAGTCTTAATAGTAAAATATAAATTTGATCTATATTAATAATTAATTACGTGGATCTTTAATCTTCATTTTTTTTAGATTGAGCAACAATACTAGCTGAAATTGTACCTATTGTTGAAGTTAATCCAAGCCCAACCTTATCCCCAACATCTAAAGAATCATATACATCTTTTTTAACAACAATCTCATCAAGAAAATTAGTTCCCTTTACTCTAACCTTATATAATGAATCTGAAGCTGTCTTTTTAGTTACATTCCCAAAAAATATCATCTAACCACCTCTTACATAGATTAAGCACTTAGACTCCATAAATGTTTCTTAAATAATAAAAAGTATAGGATACCTCCAACTGAAAATATTAAAAAATTTCGATAATAAAATTAGTAAACAAAAATTGGATAATCCTGTTCTAAAAAGGTTCATATGTTAGGGAAATTACTAAAATGGAATACGATCAAGATAGTTCAAAAATTAAAATTTGAATATGTTTTGAAATCTGAATAAACTTAATAAAACAAATGGGTTATAAATTATTCGAAAGTATTAATTTTTAATCAAATAATATTGTTTAGCAAGATGGCAAAATAGACGTAACCCATAGAAAGAGTCTTGGGTAAAAGATTATGTGTTTAAATGATTTTTTATTTTATGAAGTCGGTCTTTGCATCCTCAAAAGCTTTTTTTCTAGCCTTTAATTCTTCTTCAAATTCCTTACTTTTCTTACTTCTCTCACTCTTACAGTGTAATTGTACTTTTTTCCTTGCCATTCTATTCCTTATGTTTTGTTTAACGATTCTAACCATATTTAATCCCCTTTTGATTAACTTTTCTTAAACTAAACACATCTATTATTCTTTACTTAGATTTTTTTCCAGTTTAAAATCTGAATGTAGAAAAAGAATACTTTATTATAAATATTGTCCACATTGTTGTTAAATTTTCATAAAGAATCAAATCTGGCCATTCTGTTGTTTAAACAGCTTTCGTTAAAATCAAAGAAAAATCAAGGAAAATTTGAAAAAGAAGAAAAGAGAAAGAAATATATGAAAAATCAATTATTCGGGGTTTTATTCAATACTACTCAATACTGAGTCCACAGTAATTATCGCTGTAAAAACTGTATGCCCTGTCATCTATGGTTACGTTTAAAAAGTCATATCGTATGGGGCTTGGACTGGGTAAGAGTGTTACTAAATTTTTTTGCTCCAGGTAGAGAATACCATCGTTTATTTCCTTAGATCTGAGGTTTGTTAACCTTTTTATTGCATCACCATTTGCTCTTTTCAGACTTCCTTCTACCATTGCTTTTATTATTGTTATTGCATTGTTTTCAACTGATTTCATTGAAATCCATCCTCTTTAATTGTTTCATACTTAATAATCTTTGATAGATGTATCTGTGGCAGGGGATGCTAATAAAAGTATCGATATACCTAAATATGCACTTCAATAATGATGATTAAATGTCATCCTCAATAAAAAATATAAATCCATCTTTCAATAAAAATAATACCAAGAGGTGTTGTTGTATGGCTCAAACATGTATGACAGAACAGGAGATAGAAGAATTTGTGGACAACTTTAAGGGCATGCTCTGGGATGAACTGGACGATGCAGTGAACTGCATGACAAAGGAGGATTTGGCGGCTGCAGTCCGGGCTTTGAAAAAAAGATTCGGTTAAAACTTCAATATTTTTTTGAAAATAAAGAATTCTTCACGTTTTTATTTGGTAGTTTGTTTTCTATTTAAAAAAAAACATGTTTTCTACTTCAAAATAAAATTTTAAATTAAATTTCTTAAAAAAAATAATTTATCTTAATTTTGCAATCATATCTTATCATCTTTTTTATTAAAACTGAATAATTATTTACTTGAATTAGTAAAAACTGCAATAATTGTTGCTGAAGTCAGTAAGAATTACAGAGAATTGGCTGGAAATAATAAGGAATACTGAATTAAAATTTTAAGCCCATTCCTTCGCCAATCTCTTTAGCTTTATCTTCCATGGCTTTTTTCACATCTTTTTCGCATTCAAAGGTCAGTTCCAACTGCCTTATCCTTATTTTAACCTTTGCCATTTCTTCCATGATGGATACATCAAGACCTGGTTCATTTGCATTGAGTTTTCCTTCAAGTTTGTACCTACAAAGATTGGATATGAGGTCTCCCATTTCCTCAATTAAAACTATGATCTGATCATCCAAACTGTTTCTTTCAAGTACACTCCTGCAAACTCTATCTATAACCTGTTTCCTATCTCCATCTTTCATCATTCTTGCACATCCTTTAGAGTAATCATGTTGCAATTATCAGATTTCTGTCTATTAAATAACTAATTTCAAATAACTAATTTCAAAATCTCAGATTATTCTAGAAGTAACCTTCATAATTTCAAATTACTAATCATAGTCTCAAATTAGGTTCATATTCCACAACCAGAGTTATCATAGTTTAAATTTTGTTACAGGGATATTTACTATTTACTAACAGTTTTGATGGTTTTAAATCTGTGATAAAAGGCAATTTAAGGCATCATGGATTTTTGTTTACAGTACCAAAGGATTTAAAAATGGTATTATGTTAATTTCTTAAATATAATGGGAAAAATGGTGATTTTAAGCCAAATTAACCATTTTTTTTAGTTCGAGATCCAAGATTGGGGCGTGATTCTGGCAAATTTATTTAAACGATCGAATGAACGATACTAACAATAATTCATTAAATCCAAAAATTTATCAAACCAAGAAGGTGGTATTAAATGAAAAAAATCATTATAATGGGCCTTTTTGCCCTGATTATAGGCGCAGTTCCTGTTTATGCAGCGGACTCAAGTAATGCAACAGTTGTGCAGCAACTCCAAAATGCAAATCCAAGTGC
Proteins encoded:
- a CDS encoding NAD(P)H-dependent oxidoreductase, with protein sequence MNVLIVLAHPEPKSLNGYLKDFAVETLTAKGDEVKVSDLFAMKFKAVLDQDDFKDRMDPDVFVPIVEQYNAVKTGKLPGDVAAEMEKVKWADLIIFQFPVWWSSFPAILKGWIDRVFANGFVFDAAEGKMYDEGSLKGKKALISFTTGTPRGMYTSKGPHGDIITLLKVITHNTLEAVGLEVLPLFGIFGPEMMEKDEVKKEINRYKSILESL
- a CDS encoding nucleoside triphosphate pyrophosphohydrolase family protein yields the protein MMKDGDRKQVIDRVCRSVLERNSLDDQIIVLIEEMGDLISNLCRYKLEGKLNANEPGLDVSIMEEMAKVKIRIRQLELTFECEKDVKKAMEDKAKEIGEGMGLKF
- a CDS encoding DUF4352 domain-containing protein: MSNNISRNKILLGVGVLIVILVVIFAFFAFAKVDAAVTVNSAFCVNQIIDKQPANGKFLIMNVTVKNNGKDPLTVSTDQFAPMANGKPITKYSLFSGQGTDLQKQVTIPGGASKDITVVFDIGNQTPDSLEFFGPISWAPTYKNTSKIAEVSPTAMFEGQNGTGAMTMKMNASISNMKITMEMNSTDNSTVQKTDDPNKMKTITTTNDATSTNVAGQQNNQNNTDTVTSITDITTGLDEDGSPDILPKNITKPGDSLATSNGTFTLKDSETIDVMGKKIECWALTGQFESSGLKLNATMYFDKTTRTVVKAAIPEQSLTVSSIPFTVKGEADITSTNMPLIGVA
- a CDS encoding zinc ribbon domain-containing protein; its protein translation is MPLKCPKCGNYLDDDETVCPNCGEEEGFEDREYCGLDQDESVFADYDDDIYSCEYEDLKELNEDLDDFEEDGLEDDHHKGYDSLKKVTASGAAVQNSKKN
- a CDS encoding cyclase, giving the protein MTYVLVIHKVKDYAKWKPVYDEDGATRKAKGSKGSSLFRNANDPNHLIVLTEFEDMEKAKSFVESEDLKIAMQKAGVAGRPAVFYLEKLAKSTY
- a CDS encoding 3'-5' exoribonuclease YhaM family protein — its product is MFKKSEEDFVENINERRRIRSQFVVADKIIKTAKSGRKYIDVRLSDKTGEIVGRMFPEEGVEVTFEPINPGKIHRVLGNVNEYPQGSGRFNIIVNVIKELSEEEYDIDDFIRTSDKDKDQLINEVETTIKEIENKDLKKLLDAFFSDEKFAEEFYNAPSAKVYHHNYVGGLLEHTAEVLRICKTTCEIFPELDKDLLYTGAILHDVGKLETYDYDLVRIEFSEEGKLLDHLFISCDMVKDKIREIEMPKELATQLLHIILSHHGDVKNGWGSPVSPKTPEAVALHHADNLDAKVKGMLQKM